From Synoicihabitans lomoniglobus, the proteins below share one genomic window:
- a CDS encoding type II secretion system protein: protein MKIALSLRLSSHRSSVAAFSLLEVMIAVMFIGLFISIGIPAFARVRENSVNAAAASTLLVFGDAFESYARTNGDWPDDVPVGVVPPEMQGRINRVQWETPAPGGGVWDWECDRASGRVGIAIVGSLLALDEMVAIDALIDDGNLAKGHFRRLPSGKPMWLLAE from the coding sequence ATGAAAATTGCGCTTTCGCTTCGTCTCTCGTCCCACCGTTCCTCGGTGGCAGCCTTCAGTCTGTTGGAAGTCATGATCGCGGTCATGTTCATCGGGTTGTTCATCTCCATCGGCATACCGGCTTTTGCGCGGGTGCGGGAAAACAGCGTCAATGCGGCCGCCGCCAGCACGCTGTTGGTGTTTGGCGATGCGTTTGAATCCTATGCGCGCACCAACGGGGATTGGCCGGACGATGTCCCCGTCGGCGTGGTCCCTCCGGAGATGCAAGGGCGGATCAATCGGGTGCAATGGGAAACGCCCGCTCCCGGCGGTGGAGTCTGGGATTGGGAATGCGACCGGGCGAGTGGGCGAGTGGGGATCGCGATTGTGGGCAGCTTGCTGGCGCTGGACGAAATGGTCGCGATTGATGCGCTCATTGATGACGGGAATCTCGCCAAGGGCCACTTCCGGCGTCTGCCCAGCGGGAAACCGATGTGGTTGCTCGCGGAGTAG
- a CDS encoding CvfB family protein: MVTIGKRNTLTVLHEASPGFYLDGDQLGEILLPGTFRTPDIVPERSVDVFVYLDSKDRLVATTETPHVQVGEFAFLRVVSVDQNLGAFLDWGLSKDLFLPRREWAGPLKVGDWVVVHAHMDDRSNRIVASARVNRFLDLTPADYADRQPVRLLIAGQSPLGYLAIIDHQHRGLLYADDVPATLAIGQSFDGWILRTRMDGKIDVTLNEAGFDRIGPIAQKIVLELARADGHLPYHDRSDPAEIRDMFGVSKKAFKQAIGKLYAERRIVIESDGIRLLAPPPRA, encoded by the coding sequence ATGGTCACCATCGGCAAGCGCAACACCCTCACCGTCCTCCACGAAGCCTCCCCCGGGTTTTACCTGGACGGAGATCAGCTCGGCGAAATCCTCCTCCCCGGCACCTTCCGCACGCCCGATATCGTGCCGGAACGCAGCGTCGACGTGTTCGTCTACCTCGACAGCAAGGATCGACTCGTGGCCACCACCGAGACCCCGCACGTGCAGGTGGGGGAGTTCGCCTTTCTGCGCGTCGTGAGCGTCGACCAAAACCTCGGCGCGTTTCTCGACTGGGGCCTCAGCAAGGATCTGTTTCTCCCGCGTCGCGAGTGGGCCGGGCCGCTCAAGGTCGGCGACTGGGTCGTGGTCCACGCCCACATGGATGATCGCTCCAACCGCATCGTGGCCAGCGCCCGCGTGAATCGTTTTCTCGACCTCACCCCCGCCGATTACGCCGACCGCCAACCCGTGCGCCTCCTGATCGCCGGGCAATCTCCGCTGGGCTATCTGGCGATCATCGACCACCAACATCGCGGCCTGCTCTACGCCGACGATGTGCCCGCCACGCTCGCCATCGGCCAATCGTTTGACGGCTGGATCCTGCGCACGCGCATGGACGGGAAGATCGATGTCACCCTCAATGAGGCCGGCTTCGACCGCATCGGCCCGATTGCCCAGAAAATCGTGCTCGAATTGGCCCGCGCCGACGGCCACCTGCCCTACCACGATCGCAGTGACCCGGCGGAGATCCGCGACATGTTCGGCGTGAGTAAAAAGGCCTTCAAGCAGGCCATCGGCAAACTCTACGCCGAACGCCGCATCGTCATCGAAAGCGACGGCATCCGTCTGCTCGCGCCACCGCCGCGCGCATAG
- a CDS encoding adenylate/guanylate cyclase domain-containing protein yields MIRFRSFRASLLTLFLAVVATAQIATYVIVATVNRREADREIDTNLRSAAAVFDRVTDERISLLALSAQAVASDYAFRRLFFESADDSRTLQSAFVSASDRIHADFNAWVDLDGITIAASETVGDHAFTELVFRADESASAQASGYAEIDGRLFSVVTVPIRAPAIVGWWVVGFHIDSEFARNLRQQTAVDVSFANRAGEITATSLATGIRGALVHQWRDLQADDTLIHNVDLAGDASKVNIRTMPTDEGGRLSIILQYSLDEKLAPARRLSRLILLVSLGGVVLAGGLGWWFAGRLSQPVQELAAHTAVIASGDYDTRLELGREDELGDLARAFNAMSSGLAERDQVRDLLDKNVSPEVAAELMREGAALGGEEREVTILFADLRGFTTLSEKLPPREVVTLLNRYLDRMSQAIESAGGVIDKFIGDEIMALFGAPVTGDDAARRAVDAALAMRRALTELNTELQSEGHAPLAFGIGINTAPVIAGNIGSHRRLNYSVIGDGVNLASRLQSLTRNPAFATDLIVSEATLQAAGPDLKFRTRDLGVVGVKGRSEGAHIHAVDDAE; encoded by the coding sequence ATGATCCGGTTTCGCAGCTTCCGGGCGTCGTTGCTCACCCTCTTTCTCGCCGTCGTGGCAACGGCCCAGATCGCGACCTACGTCATCGTGGCCACCGTCAACCGGCGCGAGGCCGACCGGGAAATCGATACCAACCTGCGCAGCGCGGCAGCAGTGTTTGATCGCGTAACGGACGAACGCATTTCCCTGCTCGCATTGAGCGCCCAAGCCGTCGCCAGCGATTACGCGTTTCGGCGTTTGTTTTTCGAATCGGCCGACGATTCCCGCACCCTCCAGTCCGCCTTCGTCAGCGCCAGCGATCGCATCCACGCCGATTTCAACGCCTGGGTCGACTTGGACGGCATCACCATCGCCGCCAGCGAAACCGTGGGCGACCATGCCTTCACCGAGCTGGTGTTTCGCGCCGACGAAAGCGCGTCCGCCCAGGCCAGTGGCTATGCCGAGATCGACGGACGTTTGTTTTCGGTCGTGACCGTGCCGATCCGCGCCCCCGCCATCGTCGGTTGGTGGGTGGTGGGGTTTCATATCGACAGCGAATTTGCCCGCAATCTCCGGCAACAGACCGCCGTCGACGTGAGTTTCGCCAACCGGGCGGGCGAGATCACGGCGACCAGCCTCGCCACCGGTATTCGCGGAGCCTTGGTCCACCAATGGCGGGACCTCCAGGCCGACGATACCCTCATCCACAATGTCGATCTGGCTGGCGACGCTTCGAAAGTAAACATCCGCACCATGCCCACCGACGAGGGCGGGCGCCTTTCGATCATCCTCCAGTATTCACTCGACGAAAAACTCGCGCCCGCTCGCCGCCTGAGTCGTCTCATCCTGCTCGTGAGCTTGGGCGGCGTGGTGCTGGCGGGAGGGTTGGGCTGGTGGTTCGCGGGCCGCCTAAGTCAACCCGTGCAGGAGCTCGCCGCGCACACGGCCGTGATCGCATCCGGCGACTACGACACCCGGCTGGAGCTGGGCCGGGAGGACGAACTCGGTGATCTGGCCCGCGCGTTCAATGCCATGAGCAGCGGCCTCGCCGAACGCGACCAAGTGCGCGATCTGCTCGACAAAAACGTGTCGCCCGAAGTCGCCGCCGAACTCATGCGGGAAGGTGCCGCGCTCGGCGGCGAGGAGCGCGAAGTCACCATCCTGTTCGCCGATCTGCGCGGCTTTACCACGTTGAGTGAGAAGCTGCCGCCGCGCGAGGTGGTGACTCTGCTCAACCGCTATCTCGACCGCATGAGCCAGGCCATCGAGTCGGCCGGCGGCGTCATCGACAAGTTCATCGGCGACGAAATCATGGCCCTCTTCGGCGCTCCCGTGACGGGCGATGACGCGGCCCGACGCGCGGTGGACGCCGCTCTCGCGATGCGCCGCGCCCTCACCGAACTCAACACCGAGTTGCAATCCGAAGGCCATGCCCCGCTCGCCTTCGGCATCGGCATCAACACCGCGCCCGTGATTGCGGGAAACATCGGTTCGCATCGCCGACTGAACTACTCGGTGATCGGCGACGGCGTAAACCTCGCCAGTCGGCTGCAATCCCTCACCCGCAACCCGGCCTTTGCCACCGATCTCATCGTAAGTGAAGCCACGCTGCAGGCGGCGGGACCCGACCTGAAGTTCCGCACCCGCGACCTCGGAGTCGTCGGCGTCAAGGGCCGCTCCGAAGGCGCCCACATCCACGCCGTCGACGACGCGGAATAA
- a CDS encoding putative quinol monooxygenase: MTTDTCVTIVPYFKIKPGCADAFRALTELFVAKAQTESGCLYYGFSFDGDMAHCREGYENAAGLLVHLQNVASLIQEAGQLAETVTLELHGCAAELDKLREPLKDMPAKWFVLENGFRK, from the coding sequence ATGACCACCGATACCTGCGTTACCATCGTTCCTTACTTCAAAATTAAGCCCGGCTGCGCCGACGCGTTCCGTGCGCTCACCGAGCTCTTCGTCGCCAAGGCGCAAACCGAGAGCGGTTGCCTCTACTACGGCTTCAGTTTCGACGGTGACATGGCCCACTGCCGCGAAGGTTACGAGAACGCGGCAGGCCTGCTCGTGCATTTGCAGAACGTGGCATCGCTCATTCAAGAGGCCGGCCAGCTGGCCGAAACCGTCACGCTCGAACTCCATGGCTGCGCCGCCGAATTGGACAAATTGCGCGAGCCGCTCAAGGATATGCCCGCCAAGTGGTTCGTCTTGGAAAACGGCTTTCGCAAGTAA
- a CDS encoding energy transducer TonB has product MKSLFRSSLLVLALLSLPVTIATAKPRPAPEPDAVVTINDVRYPVFTTESLKPLKTKRPIYPKEARRDEVQGNALVVVLVDPAGMPREVSLKLSEPTPAFGEAALAAVKQWKFRPYVWNGEPAAYIIQVPVAFRFAD; this is encoded by the coding sequence ATGAAATCGCTTTTCCGCTCCTCGCTGCTCGTTTTAGCGCTGCTCAGCCTGCCGGTCACCATTGCCACCGCCAAACCTCGCCCTGCGCCGGAGCCCGACGCCGTGGTGACCATCAACGACGTCCGCTACCCCGTGTTTACGACCGAGAGTCTAAAACCTCTCAAAACCAAGCGACCGATCTATCCCAAGGAAGCCCGACGAGACGAAGTGCAGGGCAACGCGCTGGTCGTGGTGCTCGTCGATCCGGCCGGCATGCCCCGGGAAGTCTCGCTTAAACTCAGCGAACCCACCCCGGCTTTTGGGGAAGCCGCCCTCGCCGCCGTGAAGCAGTGGAAGTTCCGACCCTACGTTTGGAACGGCGAACCCGCCGCCTACATCATCCAAGTCCCCGTCGCCTTCCGCTTCGCGGACTAA
- a CDS encoding RNA-binding S4 domain-containing protein encodes MRDVTISSEPAELYKILKFENLVASGGEAKFVISEGQVLLNGEVETRKRKKIMAGDVIEFGGEQLKVRLKPA; translated from the coding sequence ATGCGCGACGTCACCATTTCCAGCGAACCGGCCGAACTTTATAAAATCCTCAAGTTCGAGAACTTGGTCGCGAGTGGCGGCGAGGCGAAGTTCGTCATCAGTGAAGGTCAGGTTCTGCTCAACGGCGAGGTGGAGACGCGGAAGCGAAAAAAAATAATGGCGGGTGACGTAATCGAATTTGGCGGCGAACAGCTCAAGGTGCGCCTTAAACCGGCGTAG
- a CDS encoding ABC transporter permease: MGKNSNIPFILKMAWRDSRASRRRLVLASFSIVLGIAALVAIGSFNANLRDAIDAQARTLLGADLRVQGRTAFSPDVAVALDALGGKQAEEVALSTMIVFPTAENRTRLATLRALGGGYPFYGTFQTVPADAPARLAAGGRVAVLEETLMAQFGVQVGDPIKLGTNEFTVVGALQQIPGDSAVVAMLSPRVFIPRDELENAGLLGPGSMARHRRYIVFDDGSDALEVERRMRKQFREEHLGYDTVEERKRELGQALRNVYQFLSLVGFVALFLGGIGVASAIHVHIRQKIPTVAVLRCLGASSGTAFGVYLVQGLALGLIGSAVGAALGVGVQLALPEIVAGMLPVDVDFSIAWGVVFKGAAAGLVICALFTLLPLLAVRRVSPLMAIRATVAESEAAKDPWRWVVYAAILGTVAVFAMRQAPRWQVGVGFVVTLLVSFLVLGALGKGVAWAARKFTPKRAPYVVRQGIANLHRPNNRTILLLLALGLGTFLIVTLALTRATLLAQIAGSGGADRPNLLFFDIQDDQIDPLRDVLIREGAPLQADAPIVTMRVSKVNDRSVTSILRDKSNDIADWTLRREYRSTFRDHLNERTEKLVGGEFTGRVESDVDVIPISMEVGLADQMKVKLGDEIEWDVQGLPMLSRITSLREVEWRRMEPNFFVVFPAGVLEPAPKFYVAATRVATPADSARVQQSVVGLLPNVSAIDLQLVLETLDGIFSKVQFVIQFMALFTVVTGVIVLAGAVMSGRFQRLREVVLLRTLGATGRQLWQIQLVEYAVLGVLAAVVGCGLAVAANALLAHFVFQTAGVFSLLTLVVSLVLVTAITLITGILANRGVTNHPPLEVLRAEG, encoded by the coding sequence GTGGGCAAAAATTCTAACATCCCGTTCATCCTTAAAATGGCTTGGCGGGATTCGCGGGCTTCGCGGCGGCGGTTGGTGCTGGCGTCGTTTTCGATCGTGCTGGGGATCGCCGCGCTGGTGGCCATCGGCTCGTTCAATGCGAATCTGCGCGATGCCATCGACGCGCAGGCGCGCACGTTGCTCGGGGCCGATCTGCGGGTGCAGGGGCGCACGGCGTTTTCTCCCGATGTCGCGGTGGCACTCGATGCGCTGGGCGGGAAGCAGGCGGAGGAAGTGGCTTTGTCGACGATGATCGTTTTTCCGACGGCGGAAAACCGCACGCGGTTGGCGACGTTGCGGGCGTTGGGCGGGGGATATCCGTTTTACGGCACGTTCCAAACCGTGCCGGCCGACGCCCCGGCACGTCTCGCCGCGGGCGGGCGCGTGGCCGTGCTGGAAGAGACCTTGATGGCGCAGTTTGGGGTGCAGGTCGGCGATCCGATCAAACTCGGCACCAACGAATTTACGGTGGTGGGGGCTTTGCAGCAGATTCCCGGCGATTCGGCGGTGGTGGCGATGCTGTCGCCGCGGGTGTTTATTCCCCGGGACGAGTTGGAGAATGCGGGACTGCTCGGACCCGGCAGTATGGCGCGGCATCGGCGTTACATCGTCTTCGATGACGGCAGTGACGCGCTGGAAGTCGAGCGGCGCATGCGCAAGCAATTCCGCGAGGAGCATCTCGGCTACGACACCGTGGAGGAGCGCAAGCGGGAACTCGGACAGGCGCTGCGCAACGTGTATCAGTTTCTGAGTCTGGTCGGTTTCGTGGCGCTGTTTTTGGGCGGCATCGGCGTGGCGAGTGCGATCCATGTGCACATCCGCCAAAAGATTCCGACGGTCGCGGTTTTACGTTGTCTGGGGGCGAGCTCGGGCACGGCGTTTGGCGTGTATCTGGTGCAGGGTCTGGCGCTGGGCTTGATCGGATCGGCGGTGGGAGCGGCGCTGGGTGTCGGGGTGCAATTGGCGTTGCCCGAGATCGTTGCCGGGATGTTGCCGGTGGATGTCGATTTTTCGATTGCCTGGGGCGTCGTGTTCAAAGGGGCGGCGGCGGGTTTGGTGATCTGTGCGCTTTTCACGTTGTTGCCGTTGCTGGCGGTCCGGCGGGTCTCTCCGCTGATGGCGATTCGCGCGACGGTGGCGGAGAGTGAAGCGGCCAAGGATCCGTGGCGGTGGGTGGTGTATGCCGCGATTCTCGGCACGGTGGCGGTGTTTGCCATGCGGCAGGCGCCGCGATGGCAGGTGGGGGTGGGGTTTGTGGTGACCCTGCTCGTGAGTTTTCTGGTGCTCGGCGCACTGGGCAAGGGCGTGGCGTGGGCGGCGCGCAAGTTCACCCCGAAGCGGGCGCCGTATGTGGTGCGGCAGGGCATCGCCAATCTGCACCGGCCCAACAACCGCACGATCCTGCTGCTGTTGGCGCTGGGCTTGGGCACGTTTCTCATTGTCACGCTGGCGCTCACGCGGGCGACCTTGCTCGCGCAGATCGCGGGCAGCGGGGGCGCGGATCGGCCGAACTTGCTGTTCTTCGATATTCAGGACGATCAGATCGATCCGTTGCGCGACGTGCTGATCCGGGAGGGCGCTCCGCTGCAGGCCGATGCGCCGATCGTGACGATGCGGGTCAGCAAGGTGAATGATCGTTCCGTGACGTCGATTCTGCGCGACAAGTCCAACGATATCGCCGACTGGACGTTGCGGCGTGAGTATCGCTCGACCTTCCGCGATCACCTCAATGAGCGGACGGAGAAACTCGTCGGGGGCGAGTTTACCGGTCGGGTCGAGTCCGACGTGGACGTGATCCCCATCTCCATGGAAGTGGGTTTGGCCGATCAGATGAAGGTCAAGTTGGGGGACGAAATCGAATGGGACGTGCAGGGGCTGCCCATGCTCAGTCGCATCACCAGTTTGCGCGAAGTCGAGTGGCGGCGCATGGAGCCGAACTTTTTTGTGGTCTTTCCGGCGGGGGTGCTGGAGCCCGCGCCCAAGTTTTACGTGGCGGCGACACGGGTGGCGACGCCGGCGGATTCGGCGCGCGTGCAACAGTCCGTGGTCGGATTGTTGCCCAACGTATCCGCCATAGACCTACAACTCGTGCTGGAGACGCTCGACGGCATTTTCTCCAAAGTGCAGTTCGTCATCCAATTCATGGCGCTGTTCACGGTGGTGACCGGAGTGATCGTGTTGGCGGGGGCGGTGATGAGCGGGCGCTTCCAACGTCTGCGCGAAGTCGTGTTGTTGCGCACCCTGGGAGCGACCGGCCGACAGCTCTGGCAAATCCAGCTCGTGGAATACGCGGTGCTCGGCGTGTTGGCGGCGGTGGTGGGGTGCGGTCTGGCGGTGGCAGCCAATGCGTTGCTGGCGCACTTCGTTTTCCAAACGGCGGGCGTGTTTTCACTGCTGACACTGGTCGTCTCGCTGGTGTTGGTGACGGCAATCACGCTGATCACCGGCATCCTCGCCAACCGCGGGGTGACCAACCACCCGCCGTTGGAAGTGCTGCGGGCGGAGGGCTGA
- a CDS encoding GxxExxY protein, which translates to MSDLVYEKETYDVIGACFEVYKEKGCGFLEAVFQECLELELGDRKIPFVAQPKLQLDYKGRPLKQTYSPDFICFDKVLLEIKAVSTLVDEHRAQVQNYLHATKLRVGLLVNFGHFPLVQHERFVL; encoded by the coding sequence ATGAGTGATCTCGTTTATGAAAAAGAAACGTATGATGTGATTGGCGCCTGCTTCGAGGTCTACAAGGAGAAGGGCTGCGGGTTTCTGGAGGCAGTTTTTCAAGAGTGTCTGGAGCTTGAATTAGGAGACCGAAAAATCCCGTTCGTAGCCCAGCCCAAGTTACAATTGGACTATAAAGGTCGACCATTGAAACAGACCTACTCGCCCGACTTCATCTGCTTTGATAAGGTCTTGTTGGAGATTAAAGCGGTTTCCACTTTGGTGGATGAGCATCGTGCGCAGGTTCAAAATTATCTTCACGCTACGAAACTACGGGTTGGGTTGTTGGTTAACTTTGGCCATTTCCCTCTAGTTCAGCACGAACGCTTCGTTCTTTAG
- a CDS encoding SRPBCC domain-containing protein, whose translation MSSDHIAAGEVSLEFNFHAPVERVWEALIADVGQWWPSSFYTSERTQRFYLEPKLGGVMGEDFGDGEGLVWYRVIGLDRPRSLMLSGYLLPPWAGPALSLVRIELTAVNAHETKMTFMDSTFGKMTDCSTAEGWQQIFGDHFTRHVAALA comes from the coding sequence ATGTCGTCCGATCATATCGCTGCCGGGGAAGTCAGTCTGGAATTCAATTTCCATGCGCCGGTGGAGCGGGTGTGGGAGGCGTTGATCGCCGACGTGGGGCAGTGGTGGCCCTCGTCGTTTTACACCTCCGAGCGGACGCAGCGGTTTTATCTCGAACCCAAACTGGGCGGAGTAATGGGTGAAGACTTTGGTGATGGTGAGGGATTGGTGTGGTATCGGGTGATCGGGCTGGACCGCCCGCGCTCGCTGATGCTTTCCGGCTACCTCCTGCCGCCGTGGGCGGGGCCCGCGTTGTCGTTGGTGCGGATCGAATTGACGGCGGTGAACGCGCACGAAACGAAAATGACGTTCATGGATTCGACCTTTGGCAAGATGACGGACTGCAGCACCGCGGAAGGCTGGCAGCAGATCTTTGGCGATCATTTCACCCGTCACGTGGCCGCGTTGGCTTGA
- a CDS encoding carboxypeptidase regulatory-like domain-containing protein, which produces MFSKRAHLALWLLIGLPFTTRASELTITATDQKSTAVADLVVWLDPLDAALPAPAPSGSLSATVEQKDEEFNPYVIAVRTGTHVVFPNRDEVQHHVYSLSRPAQFEIPLHGGNVHESVVFEQAGLVPIGCNIHDWMLSYIMVVDTPWFGTTAAEGTASITGIPPGRYRLTAWHPRMRTNVEQEVTITAEDPAPVALELRLRPDRRIRRAPGAGGKGY; this is translated from the coding sequence ATGTTTTCTAAACGTGCCCACCTCGCCCTCTGGCTGCTGATCGGCCTGCCGTTTACCACCCGGGCGTCGGAATTGACGATCACCGCCACCGACCAGAAATCCACGGCGGTCGCTGACCTCGTGGTATGGCTCGATCCGCTCGACGCCGCCTTGCCCGCGCCCGCGCCGAGCGGTTCGCTCTCGGCCACAGTGGAGCAAAAGGACGAAGAGTTTAACCCCTACGTCATCGCCGTGCGCACCGGCACCCATGTGGTCTTCCCCAATCGCGACGAGGTGCAACATCACGTCTACTCCCTCTCGCGGCCGGCCCAGTTTGAGATTCCCCTGCACGGGGGCAACGTTCACGAATCCGTGGTGTTCGAGCAAGCCGGGCTGGTGCCGATCGGCTGCAACATCCACGACTGGATGCTCTCCTACATCATGGTGGTCGATACCCCGTGGTTCGGCACGACCGCCGCCGAAGGCACGGCTTCAATCACCGGCATCCCGCCTGGCCGCTACCGCCTCACCGCATGGCATCCGCGCATGCGCACCAACGTCGAGCAGGAGGTCACGATCACCGCCGAGGATCCGGCCCCCGTCGCGCTCGAACTGCGTCTGCGTCCCGATCGCCGGATTCGGCGGGCACCCGGCGCGGGCGGCAAGGGCTACTGA
- a CDS encoding helix-turn-helix domain-containing protein — protein sequence MKPSTLLAHDPRMARVRTQLGRNLDEPLDLETLARDAGVSVRQLERVFARCWGESPRACRRRLRLERAARRLRRSRRSILTIALEAGYASHEAFTRGFTARFGRGPAEYRKSGDVTTAPRDRHMMWTQAWATGLRRHVERPTQTRDTGPA from the coding sequence ATGAAACCCTCCACGTTGCTGGCTCACGATCCCCGGATGGCGCGAGTGCGAACGCAGCTCGGTCGGAATCTGGATGAACCGCTCGACCTCGAGACGTTGGCCCGCGACGCCGGCGTGTCCGTGCGGCAACTGGAGCGCGTATTTGCACGCTGTTGGGGCGAAAGTCCCCGGGCTTGTCGGCGACGGCTGCGGTTGGAGCGAGCGGCCCGGCGTTTGCGACGGAGCAGACGCTCGATTCTGACGATTGCTTTGGAGGCTGGTTACGCCAGCCACGAGGCGTTTACGCGGGGCTTTACGGCCCGCTTTGGCCGGGGGCCGGCCGAGTATCGAAAATCCGGTGACGTGACGACCGCGCCGCGCGACCGCCACATGATGTGGACCCAGGCATGGGCCACGGGTCTACGGCGGCACGTGGAGCGTCCGACGCAGACCCGCGATACCGGACCGGCTTAG
- a CDS encoding ABC transporter ATP-binding protein — protein sequence MSVQSILKVQRLTKSYPTASGQLTVLQDVSFDLEGGQSLAILGPSGSGKTTLLGLCAGLDRPTSGDVVVAGEPIGAMSEDERARVRNEHVGFVFQNFQLVPTLTALENVLVPLELRGAGGAQAERKATELLARVGLGQRTDHYPVQLSGGEQQRVALARAFINEPKILFCDEPTGNLDGATAQTVQDLIFGLNHENGTTLVMVTHDLELAKLCGNVLRLKNGAVVDA from the coding sequence ATGAGTGTGCAATCAATCTTGAAAGTCCAGCGCTTGACCAAGAGCTATCCGACCGCGTCGGGTCAGTTGACGGTGTTGCAGGACGTTAGTTTCGATTTGGAGGGCGGGCAATCGCTCGCCATCCTGGGTCCCTCCGGCAGTGGCAAGACCACCCTGCTGGGGTTGTGTGCGGGGCTCGATCGCCCGACCAGCGGAGACGTGGTCGTGGCGGGCGAGCCCATCGGCGCGATGAGCGAGGACGAGCGAGCGCGGGTGCGCAACGAGCACGTGGGTTTCGTGTTTCAAAATTTCCAATTGGTGCCGACGTTGACCGCGCTCGAGAACGTGCTGGTGCCACTGGAGCTGCGAGGCGCGGGAGGGGCCCAGGCCGAGCGAAAGGCGACGGAGTTGTTGGCGCGCGTCGGTCTGGGGCAGCGCACGGATCACTATCCGGTGCAGTTGTCGGGAGGGGAGCAACAGCGCGTGGCATTGGCGCGGGCATTCATCAACGAGCCCAAGATTTTGTTTTGTGATGAACCGACGGGCAACCTGGACGGCGCGACGGCGCAGACCGTGCAGGACCTGATTTTCGGGCTGAACCATGAGAACGGCACCACGCTGGTGATGGTGACGCATGACCTCGAACTGGCCAAACTCTGCGGCAACGTCCTCCGCCTCAAAAACGGCGCCGTAGTCGACGCGTAG
- a CDS encoding arylesterase, with translation MTKSVRLIFLVIVSSLAAHGVAGADAKPATILFYGDSLTAGYGLDDPTETAFPALIADRIEAAGLPYRVINAGLSGETSSGGLRRINWVLRQPVDVFVLELGANDGLRGLPLDLLRTNLQQIIDRVRAKNPDVRLVIAGMQMPTSMGEYAPDFAAIYPDIAAANDAALIPFLLEGVGGVTNLNQSDGIHPTPAGHEILAATVWQTLQPLLATP, from the coding sequence ATGACGAAGTCCGTTCGGCTTATCTTTCTGGTTATCGTTTCCTCGCTCGCCGCACACGGCGTCGCCGGAGCCGACGCCAAACCCGCCACCATCCTCTTCTACGGGGACAGCCTGACGGCGGGTTACGGCCTCGACGACCCCACCGAAACCGCCTTTCCCGCGCTCATCGCAGACCGCATCGAGGCCGCCGGTCTGCCCTACCGCGTCATCAACGCCGGACTCAGTGGCGAAACCTCCTCCGGCGGACTCCGACGCATCAACTGGGTGCTGCGCCAGCCCGTCGACGTCTTCGTGCTCGAACTCGGGGCCAACGATGGCCTGCGCGGCCTGCCGCTCGATCTCTTGCGCACCAATCTCCAGCAAATCATCGATCGGGTGCGCGCCAAAAATCCCGATGTCCGTCTGGTCATCGCGGGCATGCAAATGCCCACCAGCATGGGTGAATACGCTCCGGACTTCGCCGCCATCTACCCGGATATCGCCGCCGCCAACGACGCCGCTCTCATTCCGTTTTTACTCGAAGGCGTCGGAGGCGTCACCAATTTGAATCAGTCCGACGGCATCCATCCCACTCCCGCCGGCCACGAGATCCTCGCCGCCACGGTTTGGCAAACCCTGCAACCTCTCCTCGCTACCCCTTGA
- a CDS encoding DNA-binding protein has protein sequence MANTPECNEVFKAGKPLRCPVCDHTRFWSRETLMNTRGASFFNFDWANKGATNHVCERCGYVYWFLPPR, from the coding sequence ATGGCCAATACACCAGAATGCAACGAAGTCTTCAAAGCCGGCAAGCCGCTGCGATGTCCGGTCTGCGATCACACCCGGTTCTGGTCGCGGGAAACGTTGATGAACACGCGGGGGGCGTCGTTCTTCAATTTTGACTGGGCCAACAAGGGCGCCACCAACCACGTCTGCGAGCGGTGCGGCTACGTCTATTGGTTTCTGCCACCCCGGTGA